A region of Necator americanus strain Aroian chromosome I, whole genome shotgun sequence DNA encodes the following proteins:
- a CDS encoding hypothetical protein (NECATOR_CHRI.G1997.T1), whose protein sequence is MPLIKRSISPVDVSRVKIPPEVTNGELQYIANSSLANLIRQLSSISKHAEHIFGEIYLEAMKLDHKSNTLEKRIANLTEKVAKLDSTNEQASLGELQMRKPFKSSMLVDQHTLDRSTLPVALAEVYSRCDPPPNLDALNPFRDPGAPRALSLYTNPSFFFDLWRQEMLKDCADNSARRRIRSPPPDGVPNVKSPKKRKQKAPPQQQEVPRQQAARYMSSLRNPTAALSFPDEYQAPQALGLQLHKTSQIQHFQPAQTSTPLLQQTTTTTRPAPTVENRQRATISPPKEPKRELPPPDLALLSIDDEDEELPPPPPTLMHTSVVHHLPSPPPSAIQLVPSDAQAVVPPPPAPPPPPPTLMSAPAPAAATFGGAIKATTEAEEEKKPDTRSNLLAEIQSGIKLKKVRLAEEAAADKAAAETNDVAAILKRRMEHVMGNDDEESQSSGDDGEWED, encoded by the exons ATGCCACTGATTAAGCGGTCAATCTCACCAGTAGATGTCAGTCGGGTAAAAATACCTCCAGAAGTGACAAATGGAGAACTTCAGTACATCGCGAATAGTTCACTGGCGAACCTCATTAGGCAGCTGAGTTCCATCAGCAAACATGCCGAGCACATATTTGGCGAGATCTACTTGGAAGCAATGAAACTGGATCATAAATCGAATACACTTGAAAAGCGGATAGCAAACCTCACGGAAAAGGTGGCGAAGTTGGACTCGACCAATGAGCAAG CCAGTTTGGGCGAACTGCAAATGAGAAAGCCGTTCAAAAGTTCTATGCTTGTTGATCAGCATACTCTCGATCGAAGCACTCTGCCAGTAGCACTGGCTGAAGTTTATTCTCGCTGTGATCCTCCGCCCAACTTAGATGCTCTTAATCCGTTCAG agatcCTGGTGCACCTCGCGCTCTTAGCCTTTATACCAACCCATCGTTCTTCTTCGACTTGTGGAGACAAGAAATGTTAAAG GACTGCGCAGACAACAGCGCCAGAAGACGAATTAGGTCACCTCCTCCTGACGGTGTACCTAATGTGAAAAGTCCgaaaaagcgaaaacaaaaagcacCTCCACAGCAGCAAGAAGTTCCAAGGCAACAAGCTGCTAG GTATATGTCCTCGTTACGGAATCCTACGGCTGCTTTATCATTCCCAGACGAATATCAAGCGCCACAAGCATTGGGTCTGCAGCTGCACAAGACCAGCCAAATCCAACACTTTCAG CCTGCTCAAACATCTACTCCTTTACTGCAACAAACAACTACGACTACGCGACCAGCTCCTACCGTAGAGAACCGTCAAAGGGCCACTATTAGTCCACCTAAAGAACCAAAG CGTGAACTTCCTCCTCCGGACTTGGCTTTGTTATCTATTgatgatgaagatgaagaactACCACCTCCTCCACCTACCTTGATGCACACTAGTGTAGTGCATCATTTGCCATCACCACCTCCAAGTGCAATTCAACTCGTCCCAAGCGACGCTCAAGCTGTC GTGCCACCTCCACCGgctcctccaccaccaccaccgacTCTTATGTCTGCTCCAGCCCCTGCAGCTGCAACCTTTGGCGGAGCCATTAAA GCGACGACGGAGGctgaagaggagaagaaaccGGACACACGAAGTAATCTTCTTGCTGAGATTCAGAGTGGAATTAAACTGAAGAAG GTCCGTCTTGCCGAAGAAGCGGCCGCAGATAAAGCTGCTGCTGAGACAAACGATGTAGCAGCGATCTTAAAGCGAAGAATGGAACATGTGATGGGAAATGATGATGAAGAATCACAGAGCAGTGGTGATGACGGGGAATGGGAGGACTAG
- a CDS encoding hypothetical protein (NECATOR_CHRI.G1998.T2) — protein sequence MASMGMNAQPSRYSVYVGNLPYQTTEDAIGNYFNQAGRVTNVKIVYDRETGRPKGFGFCEFSDEAGAQNAVNTLNGADFNGRALRVNWANKN from the exons ATGGCATCTATGGGAATGAACGCTCAACCTTCGCGATACTCTGTCTATG TCGGAAACCTTCCCTACCAGACTACAGAGGATGCCATTGGAAACTATTTCAACCAAGCTGGACGTGTTACCAATGTTAA GATTGTATATGACCGTGAGACAGGTCGTCCAAAAGGATTCGGATTCTGCGAGTTTTCCGATGAGGCTGGAGCGCAAAATGCTGTTAATACACTAAACGGAGCTGATTTCAATGGCCGAGCATTGCGTGTGAACTGGGCCAACAAAAACTAA
- a CDS encoding hypothetical protein (NECATOR_CHRI.G1998.T1) — MIDILNQRRGSRQCDVGNLPYQTTEDAIGNYFNQAGRVTNVKIVYDRETGRPKGFGFCEFSDEAGAQNAVNTLNGADFNGRALRVNWANKN, encoded by the exons ATGATCGACATCCTCAATCAACGTCGTGGAAGCCGACAATGTGACG TCGGAAACCTTCCCTACCAGACTACAGAGGATGCCATTGGAAACTATTTCAACCAAGCTGGACGTGTTACCAATGTTAA GATTGTATATGACCGTGAGACAGGTCGTCCAAAAGGATTCGGATTCTGCGAGTTTTCCGATGAGGCTGGAGCGCAAAATGCTGTTAATACACTAAACGGAGCTGATTTCAATGGCCGAGCATTGCGTGTGAACTGGGCCAACAAAAACTAA
- a CDS encoding hypothetical protein (NECATOR_CHRI.G1999.T1): MATMRTLAQPSRFSVYVGNLPYQTTEDAIGNYFNQAGRVTNVKILCDRETGRPKGFGFCEFSDEAGAQNAVNTLNGADFNGRALRVNWTNKN, from the exons ATGGCCACAATGCGAACGCTCGCTCAGCCTTCGCGATTCTCCGTCTACG TCGGAAACCTTCCCTACCAGACTACAGAGGATGCCATTGGAAACTATTTCAACCAAGCTGGACGTGTTACCAATGTCAA AATACTATGTGACCGTGAGACGGGACGCCCAAAGGGATTCGGATTCTGCGAGTTTTCCGATGAGGCTGGAGCCCAAAATGCTGTTAATACACTGAACGGAGCTGATTTCAATGGACGAGCATTGCGTGTGAACTGGACCAACAAAAACTAA
- a CDS encoding hypothetical protein (NECATOR_CHRI.G2000.T1) — protein MATMGMPAQPSRFSVYVGNIPYQTTEDAIGNYFSQAGRVTNVRIVYDRETGRPKGFGFCEFSDEAGAQNAVNTLNGADFNGRSLRVNWANKN, from the exons ATGGCCACAATGGGAATGCCTGCTCAACCTTCGCGATTCTCCGTTTACG TTGGAAACATACCATACCAGACTACGGAGGATGCTATCGGAAACTATTTCAGCCAAGCTGGACGTGTTACCAATGTTAG AATTGTATATGACCGCGAGACTGGGCGCCCAAAGGGATTCGGATTCTGCGAGTTCTCCGATGAGGCTGGAGCCCAAAATGCCGTCAACACCTTAAATGGAGCCGATTTCAATGGTCGATCATTGCGTGTTAACTGGGCGAACAAAAACTAA
- a CDS encoding hypothetical protein (NECATOR_CHRI.G2001.T1) encodes MLRPSFGTGVFLIKQSTMPKRKVNVKADFFESKKKKASQEVVDSESSKEDGVRGDENERSWKILSWNVAGLRALGKKGAHKSIVSESADLVFLGEIKCTEWPVDLETDFKAYHKTLAVSQEKKGGYAGVGLLSKIKPLKVWKGIGNSAFDTEGRLIIAEFTRFFFIGAYVPNSGRGLVNLEKRGKWEELFLEKIKDLDEQKPIIYAGDLNVAHNEIDLANPDSNRNKTAGFTDQERGWFSRLLEAGFKDTYRELHGDKQEYTFWSYMGNARSKNIGWRLDYYVVSNRVFEKVKSSEILTKVMGSDHAPVVLEIDI; translated from the exons ATGTTGCGCCCATCCTTTGGTACTGGTGTTTTTCTCATCAAACAGTCCACAATGCCGAAAAGGAAAGTGAATGTGaag GCTGATTTcttcgaatcaaagaaaaagaaagcttcTCAAGAAGTAGTCGATAGTGAGTCTTCGAAGGAAGATGGAGTTCGTGGTGACGAGAATGAGCGTTCGTGGAAGATCTTGTCATGGAATGTTGCAGGACTAAGAGCTCTAGGCAAG AAAGGAGCTCACAAATCGATTGTTTCTGAATCTGCCGATCTGGTATTTCTAGGAGAGATCAAGTGCACTGAGTGGCCGGTAGATCTTGAAACTGATTTTAAG GCCTATCACAAGACACTTGCTGTATCGCAAGAGAAGAAAGGTGGCTACGCTGGAGTGGGTTTGCTCAGCAAAATCAAACCGCTGAAG GTATGGAAAGGAATAGGTAACTCTGCATTCGATACCGAAGGTAGACTGATAATCGCTGAATTCACACGCTTCTTTTTCATTGGGGCATATGTTCCCAATAGTGGACGTGGTCTCGTAAACCTTGAGAAGCGTGGCAAGTGGGAAGAGCTTTTTCTCGAGAAGATCAAGGACCTCGATGAACAGAAGCCTATAATCTATGCCGGTGATCTAAACGTCGCTCACAATGAAATTG ATCTTGCAAATCCGGACTCGAATAGAAACAAAACTGCTGGCTTCACTGATCAAGAACGAGGCTGGTTCTCCAGGCTTCTGGAAGCGGGATTCAAA GATACATATCGTGAATTACACGGAGATAAGCAAGAGTACACTTTCTGGTCCTACATGGGGAATGCTCGTTCTAAGAACATTGGTTGGCGACTCGATTACTACGTGGTTAGCAACAGAGTCTTCGAGAAG GTAAAATCTAGTGAAATCCTCACTAAGGTTATGGGCAGCGATCACGCTCCAGTTGTTCTTGAAATCGATATCTAA
- a CDS encoding hypothetical protein (NECATOR_CHRI.G2002.T1) has translation MSSWFNKPDPKAQMRENNKNIRKANRELESDRRALERREKELENEIKKLAKQGQKEACAVLAKQLVQLRHQKTKSIGMSSRLTGIGAQNNHLYSMNKMSEVMGSTVNTMKTMEKQMPAERLAKNMREFQIAQERLGLSEEMMNDALENILDESGDEEEQNAIVNQVLDEIGIEYQSKLANVPKVPTSVGTAAKPMSDKDIENMLAQLRD, from the exons ATGAGCAGCTGGTTCAATAAACCGGATCCCAAAG CGCAAATGCGCGAGAACAACAAGAACATTCGCAAAGCTAATCGCGAGTTGGAAAGTGACCGACGCGCTCTGGAACGAAGAGAGAAGGAATTG GAAAACGAAATCAAAAAACTAGCCAAACAAGGTCAAAAGGAGGCATGCGCTGTGCTTGCTAAGCAACTTGTCCAATTGCGCCACCAAAAGACTAAGAGCATTGGAATGAGCTCAAGACTGACCGGTATCGGAGCGCAGAACAA tCATCTATACAGTATGAACAAAATGTCTGAGGTTATGGGTAGTACTGTAAACACCATGAAAACTATGGAAAAGCAGATGCCCGCAGAGCGGTTGGCTAAGAACATGCGAGAATTCCAAATAGCACAGGAACGCCTTGGACTGTCCGAAGAG ATGATGAACGATGCTTTGGAGAATATCTTGGATGAATCCGGAGACGAAGAGGAGCAGAACGCCATCGTAAACCAGGTCTTGGACGAAATTGGTATCGAATACCAAAGCAAG CTTGCCAATGTGCCAAAGGTGCCCACTTCTGTTGGTACCGCTGCGAAACCTATGTCCGATAAGGATATCGAAAATATGCTGGCACAGCTAAGAGACTAG
- a CDS encoding hypothetical protein (NECATOR_CHRI.G2003.T3), producing MEYQVGVVTEKVDDVTVEHCFNHLGHEARRSQLRLEKSAEQYIVSLLRDGLTVRQVYKKVRMEVRGGPRTRLYFVTTRDIRRNVEESENNVRLARRPEEPPVGRPQTPAPIRKLHKRAHLRKEEQAKRKPTLDIPDCAQDERDTCACPTCEDWMHTECISNVCPRDGTDLERNDV from the exons ATGGAGTATCAGGTTGGAGTG gtGACAGAGAAAGTTGATGATGTGACAGTTGAACACTGTTTCAACCATCTCGGACATGAGGCCCGCCGATCTCAGCTGAGACTAGAGAAGAGTGCCGAGCAGTACATAGTCTCGCTGTTAAGGGATGGTCTCACCGTCCGACAAGTGTACAAAAAAGTAAGGATGGAAGTAAGAGGAGGCCCGCGTACTCGTTTGTATTTCGTTACAACACGAGATATAAG AAGGAATGTTGAAGAGAGCGAGAATAATGTTCGCCTGGCTCGCCGTCCAGAGGAGCCTCCGGTCGGTCGCCCTCAAACGCCAGCTCCTATACGGAAGCTGCACAAG CGCGCACATCTACGCAAAGAAGAACAGGCTAAACGGAAGCCAACGCTGGATATCCCCGACTGCGCGCAAGACGAGAGGGACACGTGTGCT TGTCCAACATGCGAAGATTGGATGCATACTGAATGCATCAGCAACGTTTGCCCTCGAGATGGTACCGACCTGGAAAGGAATGATGTGTAG
- a CDS encoding hypothetical protein (NECATOR_CHRI.G2003.T1), with protein MNGIGLFQQALPAYLLSYRSDRVDQRNVEESENNVRLARRPEEPPVGRPQTPAPIRKLHKRAHLRKEEQAKRKPTLDIPDCAQDERDTCACPTCEDWMHTECISNVCPRDGTDLERNDV; from the exons ATGAATGGGATAGGGCTCTTCCAGCAGGCTCTTCCAGCTTATCTCCTTTCTTATAG GAGCGATAGAGTGGACCA AAGGAATGTTGAAGAGAGCGAGAATAATGTTCGCCTGGCTCGCCGTCCAGAGGAGCCTCCGGTCGGTCGCCCTCAAACGCCAGCTCCTATACGGAAGCTGCACAAG CGCGCACATCTACGCAAAGAAGAACAGGCTAAACGGAAGCCAACGCTGGATATCCCCGACTGCGCGCAAGACGAGAGGGACACGTGTGCT TGTCCAACATGCGAAGATTGGATGCATACTGAATGCATCAGCAACGTTTGCCCTCGAGATGGTACCGACCTGGAAAGGAATGATGTGTAG
- a CDS encoding hypothetical protein (NECATOR_CHRI.G2003.T2) encodes MDVNRDVAMNECPVCGAAKSRMERHLVDVHGFSQDRIAEFKAQKKSRKIIASGKPIHVTEKVDDVTVEHCFNHLGHEARRSQLRLEKSAEQYIVSLLRDGLTVRQVYKKVRMEVRGGPRTRLYFVTTRDIRCELMPARNLMASSFTVQHETPAEMDSCWSSLIERKGSGYGSTDRGRYEWTIRST; translated from the exons ATGGATGTCAATCGcga TGTTGCTATGAATGAATGCCCAGTTTGCGGCGCAGCTAAAAGTAGAATGGAAAGGCATCTTGTCGACGTTCATGGATTTTCGCAAGACCGAATTGCGGAATTTAAAGCTCAGAAAAAGAGCCGAAAAATTATCGCATCGGGAAAGCCAATACAC gtGACAGAGAAAGTTGATGATGTGACAGTTGAACACTGTTTCAACCATCTCGGACATGAGGCCCGCCGATCTCAGCTGAGACTAGAGAAGAGTGCCGAGCAGTACATAGTCTCGCTGTTAAGGGATGGTCTCACCGTCCGACAAGTGTACAAAAAAGTAAGGATGGAAGTAAGAGGAGGCCCGCGTACTCGTTTGTATTTCGTTACAACACGAGATATAAG ATGCGAGTTGATGCCAGCTCGCAATCTGATGGCATCCAGTTTTACAGTCCAGCATGAGACGCCAGCGGAGATGGATTCGTGCTGG TCGTCATTAATCGAACGCAAAGGGAGCGGCTACGGAAGTACGGACAGAGGGCGTTATGAGTGGACGATACGTTCAACCTAA
- a CDS encoding hypothetical protein (NECATOR_CHRI.G2004.T1), with protein MVRMFIYMRQQRMTEVNLFVEASMGADGGTIPKRCELVKKKKKAEKLDKSVKNATKWKNCQLSQQPLKKPIIVCRYGRLYNKETVIEAILTKTIQNFEVASHIRGMKDFKELRLKENKDYKGDEVKGDEYLDSNQSEFLCPVTTLPMNGINSFVVNWKCGCVFSEKALQEVKSDVCHGCSGPWDPKDSVVLYPNEELLEEYKQKVAAERTEKKNKKKNGDEKLNGHNSEKNAAGTKEVKKQEHDHKKGEEKDKLKKGEKRKAESDIQSDPTKSEAYKKLFTTCKEAKNKPTQHWVTYNPLYY; from the exons ATGGTTCGCATGTTCATatacatgcgacaacaaaggatgacaGAAG TCAATTTATTCGTGGAAGCGTCAATGGGAGCCGATGGAGGAACTATTCCTAAGCGATGTGAAttagtgaaaaagaagaagaaagcagaGAAACTAGACAAAAGCGTAAAAAACGCCACGAAATGGAAGAACTGTCAGTTATCCCAACAACCACTGAAG AAACCGATTATCGTGTGCCGATATGGTCGCCTTTACAACAAGGAAACAGTTATTGAAGCCATTCTCACGAAGACTATCCAAAATTTTGAGGTTGCCTCTCATATCAGAGGAATGAAG GACTTCAAAGAGCTCAGGCTGAAAGAGAACAAAGACTACAAAGGAGATGAGGTGAAAGGGGATGAATACCTTGACTCCAACCAA TCGGAATTCCTTTGCCCTGTCACCACTTTGCCAATGAATGGAATAAACAGCTTCGTAGTGAACTGGAAGTGCGGATGCGTGTTTTCGGAAAAAGCACTGCAAGAG GTGAAATCAGATGTATGCCATGGATGCTCTGGACCATGGGATCCGAAGGATTCCGTGGTTTTATACCCCAATGAAGAGCTTCTTGAAGAGTACAAACAGAAAGTGGCTGCTGAACGTacggaaaagaagaacaagaagaagaacggCGATGAGAAACTAAATGGGCATAACAGCGAAAAGAACGCAGCTGGCACTAAAGAAGTCAAAAAGCAGGAACATGACCATAAGAAGGGCGAGG AAAAAGACAAACTTAAAAAgggtgagaaaagaaaagcagaaagtgATATCCAATCAGACCCAACGAAGTCTGAGGCTTACAAGAAGCTATTTACCACTTGCAAAGAGGCCAAAAATAAGCCTACTCAACATTGGGTTACCTACAATCCTTTGTACTATTAA
- a CDS encoding hypothetical protein (NECATOR_CHRI.G2004.T2), translating into MGADGGTIPKRCELVKKKKKAEKLDKSVKNATKWKNCQLSQQPLKKPIIVCRYGRLYNKETVIEAILTKTIQNFEVASHIRGMKDFKELRLKENKDYKGDEVKGDEYLDSNQSEFLCPVTTLPMNGINSFVVNWKCGCVFSEKALQEVKSDVCHGCSGPWDPKDSVVLYPNEELLEEYKQKVAAERTEKKNKKKNGDEKLNGHNSEKNAAGTKEVKKQEHDHKKGEEKDKLKKGEKRKAESDIQSDPTKSEAYKKLFTTCKEAKNKPTQHWVTYNPLYY; encoded by the exons ATGGGAGCCGATGGAGGAACTATTCCTAAGCGATGTGAAttagtgaaaaagaagaagaaagcagaGAAACTAGACAAAAGCGTAAAAAACGCCACGAAATGGAAGAACTGTCAGTTATCCCAACAACCACTGAAG AAACCGATTATCGTGTGCCGATATGGTCGCCTTTACAACAAGGAAACAGTTATTGAAGCCATTCTCACGAAGACTATCCAAAATTTTGAGGTTGCCTCTCATATCAGAGGAATGAAG GACTTCAAAGAGCTCAGGCTGAAAGAGAACAAAGACTACAAAGGAGATGAGGTGAAAGGGGATGAATACCTTGACTCCAACCAA TCGGAATTCCTTTGCCCTGTCACCACTTTGCCAATGAATGGAATAAACAGCTTCGTAGTGAACTGGAAGTGCGGATGCGTGTTTTCGGAAAAAGCACTGCAAGAG GTGAAATCAGATGTATGCCATGGATGCTCTGGACCATGGGATCCGAAGGATTCCGTGGTTTTATACCCCAATGAAGAGCTTCTTGAAGAGTACAAACAGAAAGTGGCTGCTGAACGTacggaaaagaagaacaagaagaagaacggCGATGAGAAACTAAATGGGCATAACAGCGAAAAGAACGCAGCTGGCACTAAAGAAGTCAAAAAGCAGGAACATGACCATAAGAAGGGCGAGG AAAAAGACAAACTTAAAAAgggtgagaaaagaaaagcagaaagtgATATCCAATCAGACCCAACGAAGTCTGAGGCTTACAAGAAGCTATTTACCACTTGCAAAGAGGCCAAAAATAAGCCTACTCAACATTGGGTTACCTACAATCCTTTGTACTATTAA
- a CDS encoding hypothetical protein (NECATOR_CHRI.G2005.T1): MILFYNLLECLRLATVFLLLPLACAKNTIPPDTRSIRSLNKTMDKENGSKAPVLGLVAEKPEHSKQTGSDEQKGSADVKIPNAGVQEEAPSPPAIAAGAQKS, encoded by the exons ATGATTCTATTTTAT AACTTACTAGAATGTTTACGCCTGGcaactgtttttcttctacttcccTTAGCATGTGCAAAAAACACAATTCCTCCAGATACCAGAAGCATACGTTCTTTGAACAAAA CGATGGATAAGGAAAATGGCTCGAAAGCTCCAGTGCTTGGATTGGTGGCGGAGAAGCCAGAG CACTCAAAACAAACAGGATCAGATGAACAGAAAGGAAGCGCTGACGTAAAAATTCCAAACGCAGGAGTACAGGAGGAG GCCCCTTCTCCACCGGCAATAGCAGCTGGAGCACAGAAGTCCTAG